gccaaagtatccactgcatctcaggccatcaccagtcatcttgacttttgtcttgccactggactttgatgactctggaagagagagtgaggccaatgactttgtgcaactctgcctcacttaaatataatttatgcaggagtcaaaagacatcaacagtgatgttattttggtcttctttgagtaCCAGGGACAAAAACCAACCTCTCAGGACATCAGCAGCATACTTCAAGGTGGCAGAGAGATGCTGTGATGGGACTAAAGGGGGAGGGGTGTGTGCATTATAAGGCACAATATTATAGGACCAAAGGAGAAATCCAGGCAGAGTTCTGGGAGAAATTTCAGGTGAAAGATTGCTTTCAGTTTTTAGGTCTCAAAGATGGGAGAGGTTCATGCAGCCTTGGTACAGACAAGGACAAGGAACAACCCTCAGAAATAAGAGAGGGCTAGGTGACCATAGAGACACAATGAGAAGTAGTAGTACACTTGCCTTAGAAAGTTGAGTATGTAAAGAACGGTAGTATGCTTTGAGGTGGAAATGGTATGTGagagccagattatgaagggcttagAATACAAGGATAAGAGGGTTTACTTTATTAGGTAGGCACTGGGCACTGGGAAAGCCACAAAGGGCTTTCTCTAAAGTAGGGGAGGGACCAGGATGGTGTAACCAGAACACAACACACAGAAAAGTATGAATGGATTGCATATGGGGATAGAAGTCAGTGAAGAGCTCCTGAAGAGTGGAGGTCTACCAGCCATAAATATCTTTATCAGTGTGGGCTTTCAAGTGGTCATATCTACCAGATCACTTTGATTATTTATCCAATTTTCCAAAGGGGGGAAGAATTGAAACAAATGCTTCAGACAATCTCCCATAAAGCCAAGTTTAAATCTCAATCTAGGGGAGTTTCATACTGTTCAGGGTCAATTCTGAGAGAATGGTGGAAAACTGGACAGGCGAATGGCCAAAGGATATCGGCTAGACGCCACAGATGAACCCCTAATTCTGTCCTATTTGGTACCCAGCATGGGATGAGACAGGCAGGCTTTCTCACCCTCTTGTGATCCTTTGCAAAATTTGATAAGCCCAGCCTTTTACTTACATGGACACAATCAGGTTCCTGGATACTACTAGGAATTTCAGAGTGGCCTTTTCAGCCTGgcatctgtaaaaatagactcgaatccaggactccaatccccagaatcctttgctccacttccccagaatgctttgtaatcacaatgaattctcgcctgggcgagaacacaaatgattatttaaaggagttctccacctaccgaggggtcttttggacttccattttggagcagaggtggctcttttcataatgtaggtgaggttgtatctaggcctctctgtggcccagacacatgttttcttatcctgtatttttttttaatccttaatcttcaataaacctctaaaaatataatactccttgcagagagaaactaatttctacctgcctcagtttccctaaattttaatctttacacatccAAAGTTATTCTGTTCACTATACTCACACATGCTCCTGTCCAGAATGGGTACCTTGtgataaagaaatgagaaaaacttGACTTTGGAAGTTCAGTTTTGTTGGAAAATAAAAAGGCTCCAAGTATAGTGACGATTAGACCTATCAGGACCTGGAGAACCTGtgtgaagaaaaatggaaaatttaaaatgtatgtgAGGAGATTCCTTTTTAAACAAATGAATCTTGATTCTGGTTTGGGAGCTTAGGAAGGGGATATCTCTAGTCTTTCAAGAATGGAGAGGTGGACATGATAAACAAAACCCTGTTACCCCACCAGACTTCTGGTCTTTTGTCAATCAAGTTTTTACTCTAGGCAAAAATGAGCAACCTGACCTCAGATGGATACCCAGAAGAAGGCACAAAAGAAACACACCTTGAGATGACCATTCTATtcaatgaacaacaaaaaaactcatttattaagtactcattaTGTGAGAGGTACTATGCTcaattctgggaatacaaaaacaagaaaaggaaattgtccttgccttcaaggaaacTACATTCTATTGTGGCTGatagcacagtaaatagagtgctggacctggagtcagtaaaGCCTAGGTTCAAATAGATCCTCAAATACCTATTAGCTTTATGTGTCcccaggcaagtaacttaatctctctcagcttcaatttcatctataaaataagaataaaaacacCTGCTTCCTAGGGTtgttctaaggatcaaatgagattatatttttcaaattcttagcacagtgcttgttacatagtaggtgcttaacaaatattcccttccctccctaatGGATGGATACAGAGCTATCCAATTTATGGGTGAGTCAAAAGACATTGCCCACATCATTTTGCCATTTACCATTTTACTATCTAATTATGGGCCATGAGCTTGTTCCCATGCTTTTTAGCATGCTGTTTTCAGCACTAGTGTTGGATGGCTCCaataagaatgaaaaaagcattgaGGGTAACTGCCATATTTGACAGtaaattattttacttgaaaAGGCTACAAGTTAGgactaaaatgaagaagttggtaTATGACTTTGTTTGCAGATGATTAGGCTCTCAATGCATCCTCTGAGGCTGAGATGCAAAAGAATAGGGAATAATTCTCTGCcacttgtaaatcttgaaatttctcagacttgtgaatgttaaaaatttccacattggggaattctccattggaacaattcgctactgggaacattctccattttgacagtgagaactctacttggatcagaaatgggaggacctctactccacccatacttaggactgctttaggggagaaaactccttgctaaacaatgagagttcttgggcccatacttataatgaggcaaaaagttctttaagccatacctatttttagaattaatacaatggggtgctaagtatctattaaaggtcaggcaacttgtaaacttgctaGGAGataagaggtgaaaacttattcagaagttttttctggtacaaacttactaaagggatttgtaacatttaaaatagttgtttgccttaaactgttataattaaaatagtgaagccataaattgtggcatttaaaagagttaatgctataaactgtagtgagtaaaatagtggaagacttaaattatagtagatatgagtgggtgagtaaatttgtgaccgctagtgataaaagactgactgactgatctctctctcttaagactcaggtctaggccatgttggcttaaggcccttcatgcttatttcctttttctctctttctctcttttctttaattcctcattgtattattaattaaattctctataaaacctagctgacttgggtatgttcataattgggaatatttccctggtgatcaccttatatttgatttaaaatcaacactctgtagtgaaacattttctgtggtcacaaatgTACTAATCTACTCTTATatctatcttccactattttaacttttacagtttatacccttaactcttttaactgccacagtttatggctgaccacgaaattggtgagaaaaccctcaaaaagtttctgtgaaatctctttcctttcctttctctctttattacttgctctatcagtcagttttgttttcttttttaacttgacttcaaaaaatacagctgcaagaatgggtgagtaaaaaacctttttgattctctttaaattaagctgttttagatcttagcaacagggccctaaggtcctggctagcaactgcctaaattaggactagAAAATCCTGTTTCCCACGTgcttactttagaaatatggagtcacagacagttcagaacttagttaacaactggcgtttcagtaaatactttgttcttttcttagtacagGCATTGGTCTACaacttacttaacagctggcttatcagccccatgaccaatcttatcaatacagaattccttgtctctctgaaagggctcatcccatggaacttatggcaaaatctaatcgacatactactttcccttgggattttgattttgattattatagctgtaatattgtatttctttaaaaaacccacttctcagtcaaaccaaccgagTGTTCCTCCTACTACTCAAcaatatgcagaactaaatactcggcttgagcttatagaggaaagtcagagagagattgtagcttttatgaaaagcattaaaagagaattaagaacattatcaaaatctctgtcccaccctgctctggacaatAACCCTCCTAACCAACctacccctccccctgcccccttggcctcagaaaactctaaTTCTAATCAACACAATGGACTCTAAGTTCGCACCCCACCCAGGCTTCcaacccaacacaatcaactcgaagtttataacctcaaccattttaaatactacagtttatgtctccaactattttaaCGCTAAcagattagtcgacccagcagtgttttagAATAGGGCTGTCCTtaggaaaacgtctactgtgattggtaaggaCTTAGGgcaggtgacataggagaaaaccccctatataagaaaaagtagAATCACTTGAAAAACTCCTTTTGAGGAGAATCCTTttgaagaatctcttgagagaggtctggagaagggaagctcttggaggacaatctctaaggaggtctcgctggagctcctctgaggggactctgtccctctagaGGCTCtggagaggccctttggaacagtctctggctggaaggctctttgaggaggactctggctggaactttctctgaggagactctgtcactagaatccttgcttagacagaccttgtggtaagtgataaaagactgactgactgatctctcttaagactcaggtctaagccatgttggcttaaggcccttcatatttatttcctttttctttctttctctcttttctttaattcctcattgtattattaattaaattctctataaaacccagttgacttgggtatattcataattgggaatatttccctggcaaccaccttatatattgatttaaaatcaagacactgtagtgaaacatattttctgcggtcacaaatttacttaCCCACTCATatctatcttccactatttactcactacagtttttaacctcaaccattttaactcttacacactTGTACTCATTCTGACCTGACAATTAACATCAAGAAAACAGAGGTTTTACATCAGCCAGTATCACACTATCCATATGTTGAACCATCAGTTACAGCAAATGGAGAAAACTTAAATATTGTGGATGAGTTCACTTACTTTggcagtataatttttttttaagacccttgctttctgtcttagactaaATACTGTgtagagcaggaagggctaggtcAGTGAGGGCAAACCTTTTAGACACTGTACCatatgtcccccccccccccaatctggcTTCTgtgcctcccctcccctcccctcttcccccttcctttctccccccttccccctgcattatcttatcccagacaggggtaggagaaagagaaagcactttctctgggctgttgggcagaggggtagaGAGGTGCAGTAGAGAGGGGAAGgtgagcagctctgcccaagtccctctgcctttctagtaactaactctggcaaGTGATAGCGTGAATGCCCACAGAGATCTCTACATGCCCTCTTTGGCATCCATGTCATATGTTCACCATcatggggctaggcaatggaggttaagtgacttgcctggcatcatatagctaggaagtgtcttaggtcagatttgaatctaggacttcccttctctaggcctggctctccatccactgagccaccttgattCCCACCTTGGCAGTATACCTTCCAGGGCTGTACAAATAGATGGTGAGGTTGACATAGGGCATTGCCAGAGCTAGCTCAGTGTTTGGGAAGAAGGAAAGTATGGGAGAGGTGCAGTATTAGACTGACCACCAAACTCAAGTACCAAAAAGCCAATGTGTTGATCTCATTGTTGTGTGCCTGTGAAACCTGGAGAGTCTTTCACCACCATGCCAGGAAATGGAATTGTTAGCTTTTAAAttatcttaggaagattctgaagatcctCTGGCAAAATGAGCTAGCAAACACCAAGGTCCTCTCTCCAGCTGCCCCAACAAGCATCCCAACTCTACTGCCGAGAGTGCAACTCTGGTGGGTTGGCCATATGGTCTGACCTAAGAGACTTCTACAGTGAACTTGCCCAAAGCCAATGAGGTCAAGACACAAGGAGGTCAGAAGAAGCACAATGAGGACACCATCAAAGATTCTTTGAAGAGCTTTGCTATTGATCTGGAGCCTCAGCCGCCACTGGCACAGGACTGTCCTAGCACAGGACCCTCCTACATGATGTACCCACATCAAAGAGAGCACTGTTCTCGGTGAGCAAAGCAGAACTGTAGCAGCTCCAAAGACACAGGAGACATGCAAACTTAGAGACATCTCCACCTCGATTCTTCATCCAGGCTCTCTGTGTCTGACCTGTGGGagagccttctgagctcatattgaGCTGGTCAGCCACAGTCAGACACATTGTATGGTGATCCTGACATGGGAATGTCCTTTTGGTCCTCTCTGAGTGGATACAGATGAATATGGCATTGTCATAAATAATTAAATCtgtagtttttcagtcatgtccaatccTTTGAGACTCCACtgggagttttcatggcaaagacatTGGGGtgcttttcccatttccttctccagctcattttatagatgaggaaataaaggcaaatggggtcaagtgacttgcagaTGGTCACACAGtaaagtgcctgaggctggatttgaattcaagaagatgagtcttcttgacttcaagcttggcactctatctacttgcCCAAGTAATTAAACTAGCTGTCCAAGTAATTAAATGCAACTAATGAAAAGTAATTTCTAAGAGAAGGCAACATAAAGCAATCCAATTTGATCAGAATGGAGAATACAGAAGGCAAATAATATAAGAGTAGTGTTGGGTATGCCATAATAGGGGCTTTAAGTGCCCCCAGGacaaggagtttttattttataatagataATAAGATTTCTGAGTGCAAGGACAAAGTAGGCAGAACTATGTTCTCAAAGCACTAGGTTAGTCTCTAGTGGAGATCacatttgattatttatttatcaatATCGCTTGattaaggagagaaagaaagcaggaagtAAAACAGTTTCCTTATACTATTTCAACAGGCTAGGCAAGGGATAGTAAAGGGCAAAGATGACAGATAAGGGGCAGCCATCACattctcccaacattcccctccaaacaacttttaaTAATACCTTAAATCAAATTTTGGggtggcagagccaacaaaaaaGGTCAGACATTTTTCCAGCATAAAAAAAACTTAGGAAGTCAGCAGGAGAAGTCTGTAGCCTCAGGGTGGAGGCCTGTTCTAAGCTCACACACAGGGTGGGAGCAACAGAGACTGTAATAGCAGGAGGAACTTCAGGAACTCTCATCCCAAAGACAGGAAGGTAATTGGATAACTGATGAAGAAGAGATGACAAGGGACTTATTGCTGACACTGGGTGTTGGCACTGACTAGTAACTACTGCCTATATGGAGTTGTAGGTCATAGTTCTAGGGTGAAGAGGGGCACTGGTGGATGTTCACAAAGGAACAGAAATCCTGGTCATAGTTTCAAAGCAAAGAGAAGCCCTAGTGCTTGTGGCTACAAGGGACTGGCGTGCAGAGCAGAAGAGAGCAGCAACCACACTTATATCACTTTCAAAGCACTAAAAAATTGTAGAGCGCTAGAAATAACCTGAAAACAGCAACACAAAAAAGCCTGAATCTTGGAACAGTGCCTCTCCATGCTCAGGTAAGCTCAACTCTAACCtgaaaataggctggaaaaaatgatcaaacaacaaaaagaaaatttgacaacAAAAAAGCTACTCTAATGCCAggaaagaccaaaacacaaattcagaagatgACAACATTGTGAAAACAGCCacaaacaaagcctcaaagaaaaatgctaactgGACCCAAATCTATTAATAATTCCCAggagagttaaagaaaaagataagaatagtaggagaaaaatggggggaaaatgaGTGATGAAAgataattatgaaaagagaatgaacAGTTTGGTAAAAGAAATACACacagaaatactgaagaaaacaacacCTTACAGGACAGAATTGGCCACATGgtaaaaaagatacaaaagccCACTGAAGcaacttcttaaaaagtaaaatttgctAAACCAAAAAGGAGTTACAGAAACtcgctgaagaaaataatttcttaaaaattataactgagcaagtagaagctatatgagacatcaagaaacagtgaaaataaagtcaaaagaatgaaaaaaaaagagaaatgcaaaatatctcatcagaaaaacaactgacctctaaaacagatcaaggagagatcatttaagaattactagactacctgaaaatcatggtTAAAGAAGGAACATAGACgtcatatttgaaaaattatccaggaaaatggCCCAATATCTTCCCTTaggagggcaaaatagaaatcaaaagagttcactgatcatctgaaaaagatcccaaaatgaaaacttccagaaattattttatagctagaagccagagttctcaggttaaagaaaaaaatacttcaaagggCCAGAAAGAAACAACTCTGATACTATGGAGCCATAGTTAAGTTCCATACTATGGAACTATAGTTAAGACCATACATGATGTagtagcttccacattaaaggaacaaagggcttggaatatgatattccaaaaggcaaagaagctgacttacaaccaaaaataatttattcagaaAACCTGTGTAACCTCTTGGGGAAAAAATGGGTATGTAATAAAGTATAGGATTTTCAAGTATTCCCGATAAAAATACCAGCATGAAATAGAAAATGTGACATTCAAATATGAGATCCAGAgaacaaaaaagataaatatgcAAGAGTAATAATAAGAGACTCAATTAAGTTAAACCACTTACATTCCTATaggggaagatgatacatgtaactccaAAGAGCTTTATCATATATATTAGGACATTTAAGGAATTTACATAGAAGTCATGGGTGAGTCAATCATGTTGCAATGatctccaaaaaaataaaaatgactgagAAAGGGGCACTTGGAGAAGGGGGTAGGGAGAGCTTAGAATGGGGACATTTTTCTCacacaaaagattttaaaacagagGAAATGGATGGGGAGTAGCAGGTAATTCTTTAACGTGACTTTCATTGGAATTCATTCAAagatgaagggaaaaaatgtgTGTAcaaatatgcatgcatatatgtatactccatacacacacgcacactcaGTTGTGTATAGAGATATAACTTACTTGGTGGGGAAataagaggggaagaggaaaagggaaaggaggggtTCATAAAAATGAGGGTGAATTAATAAGGGAAGCAATGGTTAGAAGCAAAATAGTCTTTTGAAGAGGGGCAGAATAAAAAGAgagcagaagaggaagaaaataggaTGAAGAGAAACACAATAACTGTGAATCTGAAtggaatgagctcacccataaaatggaagcagatagcaaaatggattagaaaccagaatccatcTATGTGTCCTTTAAGAGACATATTTGAATCAGAAAGACACacaaagtttaaaagaaaaaaaaaaagggttggaGTAGAATCTcatatgcttcagctgaagtaaacaAAGCAGAGTAGAAATCATGATCTtagataaagcaaaagcaaaaatagaactatTAAAAGGAATAATCAAGAAAACTAAAGTATGCTAAAAGATTCCATAGATTATAAAGGAATACTAAAAAATTTTAGAACATTTCTCTGAtgaaggcctaatttctcaaatacacacACTGaatagaactgagtcaaatttatgaaaataatagctatttcccagttgaaaaatggtcaagaaatataaaaaggcagtttcaaaggaagaaaccaaagctagctattgtcatatgaaaaaatatttatatcactattgatcaaagaaatgcaaattaaagcaattgtaAGGTatcacctatcagaaatgacaagtgCTAGAGAGGATGAAGGGAAAACAGGTACACTAATGAACAGCTATTGGAGTAGTGAATTGGTCCACCCATActagagaacaatttagaaccatgtcaaagggatataaaactggataccttttgactcagcaataccactactacaactgatatcatattgcttgccttctcagtgagtgggagagaatttggaactcaaaattgaaaaagacaagaatgtttaaaataataaataatgtacTGGGGAGTGGTAGATACTAGgcaccaaaacaaaaaaaaaatctaaaaaaataaataaatctagaaaaaaaagataaatactgAGGACCTGAGCTCACATAGCAACAacgctacaagtttggggacttctagattccatgttgacagcttTATGTAGAGGGAACCTAAATGATGTGATGAATCCAAAATCACTTAGCTGTTGAGTGGatccttctgcctcttagaaccCCTGTCTCCACCAAGGCCAGCCTTCCCTTTGCCTTTGGGCTCTGTCCCTTGGCCAAGGTTATAGAAACGTTGAGATAAGCTTCATGTAATAAGACAGAAGACTGtgaggtgggatgggggagaagaagggagcaTACCATAGTGGCAGGACCATCTGatatttttttctgggaaaaGATGTTGAGTGAATGCTCATGTATTCTCTGGGTAATCATTTTAAATACCCTTTCTAAGAACCCAAATGTTCCCAATGAAATGTGGAATATTCTGTAGTAGGGTTGGCCAGCCAAGATTATTCCCTTCCTTGCTCCCAAACCTACTTCTAGCCCATTCCATGACAATTCAGAAGAGCTATCCTTATCACTTCATATTATCCAATCGGTggccaaatcttgtcattcttTGCCCCATaacttctcttctctctattcacaaaGCTCAAAGCCCATCACACCAGTTCAGGCCCTCTCATGTCTCCCCAGAGCCATTCCAATGAGACCATAAGTCTCTCCattacttccctccttccttcacttaTTAGCTGCCAAAATGGCTTTTGTAAATTGAGGGTCTGATCCTATCACCCCTTGCCTAATACATCTGAGTGACTCCATATGACCTTTGGGTCAaatatgaatttctttttcattgaaattCTCCTCAACATGATCATTTGCTTTCCTGACAATCTTTTTACACATTATTCCCCTCTACACATTCTATGATCCAGGCACACTGAATTATTTGTCATTCCTCACatatgacattccatcttctgTTTTGATTCCTTTGCCCCTTTCATCTCTAGCTACCCCTTGGCATTCCTGACTGCCTTTAAAACTTAGCTAAAGTTCAGTCTCCTACCTGAGAAGTTAACTGATCCTCCTTCCCCAAGCTGTATTACTAGTATTTGGTAAATACTTAGAGATGAATGTCATCTCCCCCTTTAAATCCTAAATTCCTCAAGGACAGGAATTTTTGTCTGTGTTCTCAGAGCTTAGCACATTGTCTGGTGCATAGCTGgtgcttaaaaaaatgtttgtggaCTGATCACGTAGTTTCTTTTACCACGGAAAGGGACAAGATTTGAGGTCAAGTCTGTACCTTCTACAGGCTAATGCCTCTCTGCACAGAGAGCCGGGAGCTGGCCAGCCATATTCTTCTGTTAAGAGTTGCCATTTGACGCTATAGGGTCTGTCCTCATGCAAGAAGTAGTCTCTAAACTCAGGGAAGGTTTTTGGTTTTTACCATAAACTTCAACACTggccatttgttgttgtttttctttgttttttaatcaattaactATCTGATGGTTAGAAAACAGAGGATTAGGGTTAAAGTTTGAATGGCTCATGGATAGTCTATGAGGATATTTTTTACTCTTCTACTTAGTCTCTTCTCTGGGATCCCATCATCTGCCAGCCTGAAACCCTCAACCTACAGTCATGCAGACCTAAAAGACCAAAAGGACTGATCATCCTCTTGAGTAATAGGTGGGACAGATCTGACTTACCCCCATCATCTTTGGATCCCCTTTAAGCAAACTTAGCATGAAAGCTTGAGATTTATAAGCTGTAGCCATTTTTAGCCTGCCTCTATGGCAAGGATTAAGAAgcctctttatcttttctttgggcCTGGGCTTTGACTCCATG
This DNA window, taken from Monodelphis domestica isolate mMonDom1 chromosome 6, mMonDom1.pri, whole genome shotgun sequence, encodes the following:
- the LOC103099226 gene encoding membrane-spanning 4-domains subfamily A member 4A-like isoform X5, whose translation is MNSNIMESKPRPKEKIKRLLNPCHRGRLKMATAYKSQAFMLSLLKGDPKMMGVLQVLIGLIVTILGAFLFSNKTELPKSSFSHFFITRYPFWTGACYAIIGVFTILNGVNYKNQDRLSLYMDVLGALISASGISVLFYSLSLHQFVHPASGGMGAMVEPLLHFHLTSIYDK